A single region of the Raphanus sativus cultivar WK10039 chromosome 1, ASM80110v3, whole genome shotgun sequence genome encodes:
- the LOC108848386 gene encoding outer envelope protein 64, chloroplastic, whose protein sequence is MQPKRRQLLASRASNLWVILGLGIAGVLLVTKKLKKRVREDFGAFIEKLLLLPPPQPAPPKAPHPLTALSFAISDLFDVKGYVSGFGHPEWIRTHEPAASTSPVVSLLVEGGGATCVGKTVVDEFAFSISGETKHYDAPTNPAAPSHIPGGSCSGAAVAVAANLVDFALGIDTVGGVRVPAGYCGVLGFRSSQGIVSNAGIIPVSSSLDAIGWFARDPDTLRRVGHVILQLPFAAQRNPRQIILADDYLHLSMIPVDRISRQVVIKSAEKLFGRQALKHENLEKYFEAKVPSLKEFCRGKANGDAKLTTSMLLANVMQLLQKQEFLQNHGDWMSTVQPSIDPAIYSQLCKTPELTDEEIENLNAIRNQMRVAIGSLLKDDGILVIPTMPSVPPKLGSKEITSEDYQNRASSLLCVASISGCCQVTVPIGQHEKCPVSVSFIARHGGDRFLLDTVQKMYASLQENSSLIVNPKSSTNTITQEESAEIAKEKGNQAFKEKQWQKAIGLYSEAIKLNGKNGTYYSNRAAAYLELASFRQAEADCTKALTLDKKNIKAYLRRGTAREMLGSFKEAIDDFSYALVLEPNNKRAALSADRLRKVFLQ, encoded by the exons ATGCAGCCGAAGCGTCGCCAATTACTGGCGTCTCGAGCTTCGAATCTATGGGTGATCCTTGGTCTAGGCATTGCTGGGGTTCTTCTAGTTacaaagaagctgaagaagagaGTTCGTGAAGACTTCGGTGCCTTCATCGAGAAGCTTCTTCTGCTTCCTCCTCCTCAGCCTGCTCCTCCCAAGGCTCCTCATCCCCTCACTGCTCTCTCCTTCGCCATCTCCGACCT ATTTGATGTGAAAGGCTACGTGTCTGGTTTTGGTCATCCAGAGTGGATTAGGACACATGAACCTGCTGCTTCAACATCTCCTGTGGTTTCACTTCTTGTTGAAGGTGGAGGAGCTACATGTGTTGGGAAGACTGTTGTTGATGAATTTGCCTTCAG CATCAGTGGAGAAACTAAGCATTATGATGCACCCACGAATCCTGCTGCTCCTTCTCATATCCCCGGTGGTTCTTGCAGTGGAGCTGCTGTTGCAGTTGCTGCTAACCTTGTAGATTTTGCTCTAG GTATTGACACGGTTGGTGGGGTAAGAGTGCCAGCTGGATATTGCGGCGTTTTAGGATTCAGATCCTCTCAAGGGATTGTATCCAACGCTGGAATCATACCAGTGTCTTCTAGTCTTGATGCTATTG GATGGTTTGCTCGGGATCCAGACACCTTACGTCGTGTTGGCCATGTAATCTTGCAACTTCCATTTGCAGCTCAACGGAACCCGAGACAGATCATATTAGCTGATGACTATCTTCACTTGTCTATGATTCCTGTGGACCGGATAAGTCGTCAAGTGGTGATCAAATCAGCTGAGAAGCTTTTTGGGA GACAAGCGCTTAAGCATGAGAACCTGGAGAAATATTTTGAGGCTAAGGTTCCTAGCTTGAAAGAGTTCTGTAGGGGAAAAGCCAATGGTGATGCAAAGCTCACGACATCAATGCTGCTTGCGAACGTAATGCAGCTTCTTCAGAA GCAAGAGTTTCTTCAAAACCATGGGGATTGGATGAGCACAGTGCAGCCATCCATTGATCCTGCGATTTACTCACAACTATGTAAGACACCAGAGCTAACCGACGAAGAGATTGAGAACCTGAACGCTATCAGGAACCAGATGCGTGTAGCTATTGGCTCACTTCTCAAG GATGATGGAATTCTGGTTATTCCAACGATGCCATCTGTTCCTCCAAAACTTGGTAGCAAAGAGATTACGTCCGAAGACTATCAGAACCGTGCTTCAAGTCTACTTTGCGTTGCTAGCATATCAGGCTGTTGCCAG GTGACTGTGCCAATTGGGCAGCATGAGAAGTGCCCTGTTTCAGTATCTTTCATTGCAAGGCATGGTGGCGATCGTTTCTTGCTAGATACGGTGCAGAAAATGTATGCCTCTCTGCAAGAGAACTCCAGCCTCATCGTTAATCCTAAATCATCCACAAATACTATTACCCAAGAAGAGTCAGCTGAGATTGCAAAAGAGAAG GGAAACCAAGCATTCAAAGAGAAACAATGGCAGAAAGCAATTGGGCTGTACTCAGAAGCTATAAAGTTAAATGGCAAGAATGGCACCTATTACAGTAACAGAGCTGCTGCATACCTTGAACTTGCAAG CTTTCGTCAAGCTGAAGCTGATTGCACCAAGGCTCTTACCCTAGATAAGAAG AACATCAAGGCATATCTACGAAGAGGAACTGCAAGAGAAATGTTAGGCAGTTTCAAGGAAGCTATAGATG ATTTCAGTTATGCGTTAGTTCTGGAGCCAAACAACAAGAGAGCGGCTCTGTCTGCAGATAGACTAAGGAAGGTGTTCCTCCAGTGA